The following coding sequences are from one Geodermatophilus normandii window:
- a CDS encoding SMP-30/gluconolactonase/LRE family protein: MLTLRATPADPAPAGHGEGPTWDAARSELLWVDISAGLVRRATLDGDTLADAGSLRAGDTVGAVVPAAAGGWLAAAGGSFTHLADDGTARVLLELTGVGGSEADGGTRMNDAKCDRAGRFYAGTMAFDERPGAGVLYRLDTDGTVTTVREDLTVSNGLGWSPDDRTVYLADSGPGLVHAFDHDPGSGEWSNARVLLETGGADGVADGLTVDDEGCLWTAMWGGGQVRRWSPEGELLAVVEVPVANTSSCAFAGPDRGLLVISTAHGEGDEEQAGRLFTVRPGVTGPPASPYRGPLAALRQ, translated from the coding sequence GTGCTGACGCTGCGCGCCACCCCCGCCGACCCCGCTCCCGCCGGCCACGGGGAGGGCCCCACCTGGGACGCCGCCCGCTCCGAGCTGCTGTGGGTCGACATCTCCGCCGGCCTGGTCCGCCGCGCGACCCTCGACGGCGACACCCTGGCCGACGCCGGCTCGCTGCGCGCCGGGGACACCGTGGGCGCCGTCGTCCCCGCGGCGGCCGGCGGCTGGCTCGCCGCGGCCGGCGGCAGCTTCACCCACCTGGCCGACGACGGCACCGCCCGCGTCCTGCTCGAGCTGACCGGCGTGGGCGGCAGCGAGGCCGACGGCGGCACCCGCATGAACGACGCCAAGTGCGACCGGGCCGGGCGGTTCTACGCCGGGACCATGGCCTTCGACGAGCGCCCCGGCGCCGGCGTCCTCTACCGGCTCGACACCGACGGCACCGTGACCACCGTCCGGGAGGACCTCACGGTCTCCAACGGCCTGGGCTGGTCACCCGACGACCGCACCGTCTACCTCGCCGACTCCGGCCCGGGGCTGGTGCACGCCTTCGACCACGACCCGGGCAGCGGCGAGTGGAGCAACGCCCGCGTGCTGCTGGAGACCGGCGGCGCCGACGGCGTCGCCGACGGGCTCACCGTCGACGACGAGGGCTGCCTCTGGACGGCGATGTGGGGCGGCGGCCAGGTGCGCCGGTGGTCCCCCGAGGGTGAGCTGCTCGCCGTCGTCGAGGTGCCGGTGGCCAACACCTCCAGCTGCGCCTTCGCCGGTCCCGACCGGGGCCTGCTGGTGATCAGCACCGCGCACGGCGAGGGGGACGAGGAGCAGGCCGGGCGGCTGTTCACCGTCCGGCCGGGCGTGACCGGCCCGCCCGCGAGCCCCTACCGCGGCCCGCTGGCGGCCCTGCGCCAGTAG
- a CDS encoding inositol monophosphatase family protein, translated as MAETMRVAASGEDLRAAARLLGVGPAALAPELLDPGARLLVGDGAAAHLRRRWTDEGTTEAVVVHRSTHVTGRAGLLAVAAAWGCSQVRDAGTGRVVEVVAPPADAPLTERFAHLAALAATRVEVAVALARDTGRDVRKDDGSWSMAADDAAHDAAAETLAPLGVPVLSEERPDPDVTGDEPWIVLDPLDGTGNFRAGLPPWAFSAGLVHRGRPVAGLVVDLSSGRRWAGTVDAGAQRDGVPARVREGSTVVAPSGRTVRVPATAHRVRVTGCTAVDLCLVADGSAAAWHDLDRSGTHVHDVAGGLAVLAAAGGVALTDDGGPLRLRPDTGTLIRFVAAASEQGARDLAAAVLGQST; from the coding sequence GTGGCGGAGACGATGCGGGTGGCGGCGTCGGGGGAGGACCTGCGCGCGGCGGCCCGGCTGCTCGGCGTCGGGCCGGCCGCGCTCGCGCCCGAGCTGCTCGACCCCGGCGCGCGGCTGCTCGTCGGCGACGGCGCGGCGGCGCACCTGCGACGCCGCTGGACCGACGAGGGCACCACCGAGGCCGTCGTCGTCCACCGCTCCACGCACGTGACCGGCCGGGCCGGGTTGCTCGCCGTCGCCGCGGCCTGGGGCTGCTCGCAGGTCCGTGACGCGGGGACCGGGCGGGTGGTCGAGGTGGTCGCGCCGCCGGCCGACGCGCCGCTGACCGAGCGGTTCGCCCACCTCGCCGCGCTGGCCGCCACCCGGGTCGAGGTGGCCGTCGCGCTGGCCCGGGACACCGGGCGGGACGTCCGGAAGGACGACGGCAGCTGGTCGATGGCCGCCGACGACGCCGCGCACGACGCCGCCGCCGAGACGCTGGCACCGCTCGGCGTGCCCGTGCTGTCGGAGGAGCGCCCCGACCCCGACGTGACCGGCGACGAGCCGTGGATCGTGCTCGACCCGCTCGACGGCACCGGCAACTTCCGCGCCGGGCTGCCGCCGTGGGCGTTCTCGGCGGGGCTGGTGCACCGCGGCCGCCCGGTGGCCGGGCTCGTCGTCGACCTGTCCTCCGGCCGCCGCTGGGCCGGGACCGTGGACGCCGGCGCGCAGCGCGACGGCGTGCCGGCGCGGGTGCGGGAGGGCAGCACCGTCGTCGCGCCGTCGGGACGCACCGTCCGGGTGCCCGCCACCGCGCACCGGGTGCGGGTGACCGGCTGCACCGCCGTCGACCTGTGCCTGGTCGCCGACGGGTCCGCCGCCGCCTGGCACGACCTCGACCGCAGCGGCACCCACGTGCACGACGTCGCCGGCGGGCTGGCCGTGCTGGCCGCCGCGGGCGGGGTGGCGCTGACCGACGACGGCGGGCCGCTGCGGCTGCGCCCGGACACCGGGACGCTCATCCGGTTCGTGGCCGCGGCCTCCGAACAGGGCGCGCGCGACCTCGCCGCCGCGGTGCTGGGTCAGAGCACCTGA
- the ppc gene encoding phosphoenolpyruvate carboxylase produces the protein MSEATVDVADLRLPGRDPQGDGRADDAPLRDDIRLLGRVLGEVIREQTGDDVLDLVESTRVQAFAVRRSETDRAGLAARLGDLDVRAANHVIRAFSHFSLLANLAEDLHHERRRRHHHRAGSPPQPGSLAATFALLDRAGLDPDVVARELSGALVVPVVTAHPTEVRRRTISQVQREVAELIRERDRMAPGEVDEQRWSTALQRSVLTLWQTALLRLSRLRLADEIDEALRYYDLSLFRVVPEINADLRRALGERWPSSGLPTQPVLQPGSWIGGDRDGNPFVTADAVRRASTRQAETALAHHLSELVELRSELSMSDRLVTPTPELSHLADASRDDSPFRADEPYRRALNGVHARLAATARRVLGRVPGAAPHAELTPYDTPGELIADLAVVDASLRSHGAGALADDRLARLRDAVEVFGFHLAGLDMRQNSSVHEEVVGELLAWAGVCPDYASLDEAARVELLAGELRMRRPLVRPAAELSELARGELDLLVAAAEQVALLGPRAIPNYVISMCESVSDVLEVAVLLKEVGLLDPDGEDGPTCPVGISPLFETIADLQGAGETMTAVLAQPVYRELVRNRGDAQEVMLGYSDSNKDGGYLAANWALYRAELALVEVARAEGIRLRLFHGRGGTVGRGGGPSYEAIRAQPPGAVAGALRLTEQGEVIAAKYGEPALARRNLEALVAATLEATLLDVEGLGDDAEEAYALLDDLAARAQDAYRALVHDTPGFVEWFRAATPIRELAELNIGSRPPSRKAGDRIADLRAIPWVFSWSQARIMLPGWYGTGSALESWIGDDPARLDRLRELHRRWPFLRTVLSNMGMVLAKTDLELAARYAGLVPDEELRARVFDQITAEHERSCRMLLAVTGDDSLLADNPSLVRSIRNRFPYLEPLHHLQVEMLRRRRTGDDDELVRRNIQLTINGIATALRNSG, from the coding sequence ATGTCCGAAGCCACCGTGGACGTCGCCGACCTGCGCCTGCCCGGCCGAGACCCGCAGGGGGACGGCCGTGCCGACGACGCCCCGCTGCGGGACGACATCCGGCTCCTCGGCCGGGTGCTCGGTGAGGTCATCCGCGAGCAGACCGGCGACGACGTCCTGGACCTCGTCGAGTCCACCCGCGTGCAGGCCTTCGCCGTGCGCCGCTCGGAGACCGACCGTGCCGGGCTGGCCGCCCGCCTCGGCGACCTCGACGTCCGGGCGGCCAACCACGTCATCCGCGCGTTCAGCCACTTCTCGCTGCTGGCCAACCTCGCCGAGGACCTGCACCACGAGCGCCGCCGCCGGCACCACCACCGGGCGGGGTCGCCGCCGCAGCCGGGCAGCCTCGCGGCCACCTTCGCGCTGCTCGACCGGGCCGGCCTCGACCCCGACGTGGTCGCGCGGGAGCTGTCCGGCGCGCTGGTCGTGCCGGTGGTCACCGCGCACCCGACCGAGGTGCGCCGCCGGACGATCTCGCAGGTCCAGCGGGAGGTCGCCGAGCTCATCCGCGAGCGCGACCGGATGGCGCCGGGCGAGGTCGACGAGCAGCGGTGGTCGACGGCCCTGCAGCGCTCGGTGCTGACCCTGTGGCAGACGGCGCTGCTGCGGCTGTCGCGGCTGCGGCTGGCCGACGAGATCGACGAGGCGCTGCGCTACTACGACCTGTCGCTGTTCCGGGTCGTCCCCGAGATCAACGCCGACCTGCGCCGGGCGCTGGGGGAGCGCTGGCCCTCCAGCGGGCTGCCCACGCAGCCGGTGCTGCAGCCGGGCTCGTGGATCGGCGGCGACCGCGACGGCAACCCGTTCGTCACCGCCGACGCCGTCCGCCGCGCCAGCACCCGCCAGGCCGAGACCGCGCTGGCCCACCACCTGTCGGAGCTCGTCGAGCTCCGCAGCGAGCTCTCGATGTCCGACCGGCTGGTCACGCCGACGCCGGAGCTGTCGCACCTGGCCGACGCCTCCCGCGACGACTCGCCGTTCCGGGCCGACGAGCCCTACCGCCGGGCGCTGAACGGGGTGCACGCACGGCTGGCGGCCACCGCGCGGCGGGTCCTCGGGCGGGTGCCCGGCGCCGCGCCGCACGCCGAGCTCACCCCCTACGACACCCCCGGCGAGCTGATCGCCGACCTCGCCGTCGTCGACGCCTCGCTGCGCAGCCACGGCGCCGGCGCGCTCGCCGACGACCGGCTGGCCCGGCTGCGCGACGCCGTCGAGGTGTTCGGCTTCCACCTGGCCGGGCTGGACATGCGGCAGAACTCCTCCGTCCACGAGGAGGTGGTCGGCGAGCTGCTGGCCTGGGCCGGCGTCTGCCCCGACTACGCGTCCCTCGACGAGGCCGCGCGGGTGGAGCTGCTGGCCGGTGAGCTGCGGATGCGCCGGCCGCTGGTGCGCCCGGCCGCGGAGCTCTCCGAGCTGGCCCGCGGCGAGCTGGACCTGCTGGTGGCCGCCGCCGAGCAGGTGGCGCTGCTGGGCCCGCGGGCGATCCCCAACTACGTGATCAGCATGTGCGAGTCGGTCAGCGACGTGCTGGAGGTCGCCGTCCTGCTCAAGGAGGTCGGCCTGCTCGACCCCGACGGCGAGGACGGCCCCACCTGCCCGGTCGGCATCTCGCCGCTGTTCGAGACGATCGCCGACCTGCAGGGCGCCGGCGAGACGATGACCGCCGTCCTCGCCCAGCCGGTGTACCGGGAGCTGGTGCGCAACCGGGGCGACGCGCAGGAGGTCATGCTCGGCTACTCCGACAGCAACAAGGACGGCGGCTACCTGGCCGCCAACTGGGCGCTGTACCGGGCCGAGCTGGCGCTGGTCGAGGTGGCGCGCGCCGAGGGCATCCGGCTGCGGCTCTTCCACGGCCGCGGCGGCACGGTCGGGCGCGGCGGCGGGCCGAGCTACGAGGCGATCCGCGCGCAGCCGCCCGGCGCGGTGGCCGGGGCGTTGCGGCTCACCGAGCAGGGCGAGGTCATCGCGGCCAAGTACGGCGAGCCGGCCCTCGCCCGCCGCAACCTCGAGGCGCTGGTCGCGGCCACGCTGGAGGCGACGCTGCTCGACGTCGAGGGGCTCGGCGACGACGCCGAGGAGGCCTACGCGCTGCTCGACGACCTCGCCGCCCGCGCCCAGGACGCCTACCGCGCGCTGGTGCACGACACCCCGGGCTTCGTGGAGTGGTTCCGCGCCGCGACACCGATCCGCGAGCTGGCCGAGCTCAACATCGGCAGCCGGCCGCCCTCGCGCAAGGCCGGCGACCGGATCGCCGACCTGCGGGCCATCCCGTGGGTGTTCAGCTGGTCGCAGGCGCGGATCATGCTGCCCGGCTGGTACGGCACCGGGTCGGCGCTGGAGTCCTGGATCGGCGACGACCCCGCGCGCCTGGACCGGCTGCGGGAGCTGCACCGGCGCTGGCCGTTCCTGCGCACGGTGCTGTCGAACATGGGGATGGTGCTGGCCAAGACCGACCTCGAGCTCGCCGCCCGCTACGCCGGGCTGGTGCCCGACGAGGAGCTGCGCGCGCGGGTGTTCGACCAGATCACCGCCGAGCACGAGCGCAGCTGCCGGATGCTGCTCGCGGTCACCGGCGACGACTCCCTGCTGGCCGACAACCCGTCGCTGGTCCGCTCCATCCGCAACCGGTTCCCCTACCTGGAGCCGCTGCACCACCTGCAGGTGGAGATGCTGCGCCGCCGCCGCACCGGCGACGACGACGAGCTGGTCCGGCGCAACATCCAGCTGACGATCAACGGGATCGCGACGGCGCTGCGCAACTCGGGCTGA
- a CDS encoding glycosyltransferase: protein MTAPARTGLDDVDVVLLVHQEPPELLARHHAALSAATGPGWRGRALLVENAAAPATSAAARGHLSEHYPDADRWVLRSPRNLGFARAMDLALDACRGRFVALVNSDGEPDPGMLHRLAGVLDAEPRAVWAAPAVSGPGEDDDPPGPPFEAGELGGTALLVRRAEFLAAGGFDPLYFFYNEDRDASARLRAAGHLLLRVPDSRFRHGKDGRSARGVFLREWHYGRTVQVLLPQHADRPVREALTFLARRPRAVAQHLRDGDLPGAAGIALATLELPRGLLVAAARRRHPWDGARLAAWLEEHRGDVELDRCP from the coding sequence GTGACGGCTCCCGCGCGCACCGGTCTCGACGACGTCGACGTCGTCCTCCTCGTCCACCAGGAGCCCCCGGAGCTGCTCGCGCGGCACCACGCGGCGCTGTCGGCGGCCACCGGCCCCGGCTGGCGCGGCCGGGCGCTGCTGGTGGAGAACGCCGCCGCGCCGGCGACGTCGGCGGCCGCCCGCGGGCACCTGTCCGAGCACTACCCGGACGCCGACCGGTGGGTCCTGCGCTCCCCGCGCAACCTCGGCTTCGCCCGCGCCATGGACCTCGCCCTCGACGCCTGCCGCGGCCGGTTCGTGGCCCTGGTCAACTCCGACGGCGAGCCCGACCCGGGCATGCTGCACCGGCTGGCCGGCGTCCTCGACGCCGAGCCCCGGGCGGTGTGGGCGGCGCCGGCGGTCTCCGGCCCCGGCGAGGACGACGACCCGCCCGGCCCGCCGTTCGAGGCCGGCGAGCTGGGCGGCACCGCGCTGCTGGTGCGCCGGGCGGAGTTCCTGGCGGCCGGGGGCTTCGACCCGCTGTACTTCTTCTACAACGAGGACCGCGACGCCTCCGCCCGCCTGCGCGCGGCCGGGCACCTGCTGCTGCGGGTCCCCGACAGCCGTTTCCGGCACGGCAAGGACGGCCGGAGCGCCCGCGGGGTGTTCCTGCGCGAGTGGCACTACGGCCGCACCGTCCAGGTGTTGCTCCCGCAGCACGCGGACCGGCCGGTGCGGGAGGCGCTGACCTTCCTCGCCCGGCGGCCGCGCGCGGTCGCACAGCACCTGCGCGACGGCGACCTGCCCGGCGCGGCCGGCATCGCGCTGGCCACCCTCGAGCTGCCGCGCGGGCTCCTGGTGGCCGCCGCGCGGCGCCGCCACCCCTGGGACGGCGCCCGGCTCGCCGCCTGGCTGGAGGAGCACCGCGGCGACGTCGAGCTGGACCGCTGTCCCTGA